A single genomic interval of Alcaligenes sp. SDU_A2 harbors:
- a CDS encoding LysR substrate-binding domain-containing protein — translation MTLTELKYIVAVARERHFGRAAEACFVSQPTLSVAIKKLEDELGVVIFERGGTEVGITPIGLRIVAQAQKVLEEGANLREIARQGHDPLAGPLRVGIIYTVAPYLLPRLVPKQIELTPQMPLLLQENFTVRLLELLRQGEIDCAIVALPLPETGLMIRELYDEPFVVAVPHDHPWRTRKDIDPEELKEQTMLLLGAGHCFRDQVLGVCPELSRFSASSEGIQRTFEGSSLETIRHMVATGIGVTVLPASSLSSPGQATDLLAYVPFRKPVPDRRVALIWRKSFPRTSAIDALTRGIMESGLAGVNYLKVEYSGSFPYPELA, via the coding sequence ATGACATTGACCGAGCTGAAGTACATCGTGGCCGTCGCGCGCGAGCGCCACTTCGGCCGCGCCGCCGAAGCCTGCTTCGTCAGCCAGCCGACTTTGTCGGTGGCGATCAAGAAGCTGGAAGACGAGCTGGGCGTAGTCATTTTCGAGCGTGGTGGGACCGAAGTAGGCATTACGCCCATAGGTCTGCGCATCGTTGCGCAGGCCCAGAAAGTGTTGGAGGAGGGGGCCAATCTGCGCGAAATCGCCCGCCAGGGCCATGACCCCTTGGCCGGTCCCTTGCGCGTAGGCATTATCTATACTGTGGCACCGTATCTGCTGCCGCGCCTGGTGCCCAAACAAATTGAATTGACGCCGCAGATGCCCTTGCTGTTGCAGGAAAACTTTACCGTGCGCTTGCTGGAGCTGCTGCGTCAGGGTGAAATTGATTGCGCCATCGTGGCCTTGCCCTTGCCCGAAACGGGCTTGATGATACGCGAGTTGTACGACGAGCCGTTTGTCGTGGCCGTGCCGCACGACCATCCCTGGCGCACGCGTAAGGACATAGATCCCGAGGAACTGAAAGAGCAAACCATGCTGTTGCTGGGGGCTGGCCATTGCTTTCGTGATCAGGTCTTGGGCGTGTGCCCGGAGCTGTCGCGGTTTTCAGCCTCCAGTGAAGGCATCCAGCGTACCTTTGAAGGGTCTTCGCTAGAAACCATACGGCATATGGTGGCAACCGGCATAGGCGTGACGGTGTTGCCGGCCAGTTCCCTGTCCTCGCCGGGGCAGGCGACCGATCTGCTGGCCTATGTGCCGTTTCGTAAACCTGTACCGGATCGGCGCGTGGCTCTGATCTGGCGTAAGAGTTTTCCCCGCACCTCGGCCATCGATGCATTGACCCGTGGCATCATGGAAAGTGGCCTGGCCGGTGTGAACTATCTGAAGGTCGAGTACAGCGGCAGTTTTCCTTACCCCGAATTAGCGTGA
- a CDS encoding Fe(3+) ABC transporter substrate-binding protein — protein sequence MRFKPSTRSLIHALVLSGLGGMSMAAVASGEVNLYTTREPGLITPLLETFSKDTGVKVNTVFVKDGLIERVKTEGGKSPADVLMTVDIGNLLDLVEAGVTQPVQSEALTSAIPANLRGTDNQWFSLSLRDRVAYVAKDVDIKSITYENLADPKWKGKVCIRSGQHPYNTALVAAMIAHDGAEATEKWLRGVKDNLGRKAAGGDRDVARDILGGICDIGIANAYYVGRMKNAEPGSDAHKWGEAIKVIRPTFASEKSQGTHVNISGAAVAKHAPNKDNAVKLLEYLVSDKAQSLYAKANYEYPVRAGVELDPVVASFGPLKVDPLPLAEIAKHRKQASELVDKVGFDN from the coding sequence ATGCGTTTCAAGCCATCCACCCGTTCCCTGATCCACGCTTTGGTGTTGTCCGGTCTGGGGGGCATGTCCATGGCAGCCGTGGCCTCTGGCGAGGTCAATCTGTACACCACCCGCGAACCCGGCTTGATTACTCCCCTGCTGGAAACCTTCAGCAAGGACACCGGCGTCAAGGTCAATACAGTGTTCGTCAAGGATGGCCTGATCGAACGCGTCAAGACCGAAGGCGGCAAATCGCCCGCCGATGTGCTGATGACCGTGGATATCGGCAACTTGCTGGATCTGGTCGAAGCCGGCGTTACCCAGCCTGTCCAGTCCGAAGCCTTGACCAGCGCCATCCCGGCCAACCTGCGCGGTACGGACAACCAGTGGTTCTCGCTGTCGCTGCGTGATCGCGTGGCCTACGTCGCCAAAGACGTCGATATCAAAAGCATTACCTACGAAAACCTGGCCGATCCAAAATGGAAAGGCAAAGTCTGCATTCGCTCGGGCCAGCACCCCTACAATACCGCTCTGGTCGCGGCCATGATTGCGCACGACGGTGCCGAAGCGACCGAAAAATGGCTGCGCGGCGTCAAAGATAACCTGGGTCGCAAGGCCGCCGGCGGCGACCGCGATGTCGCGCGCGACATCCTTGGCGGCATCTGCGATATCGGCATTGCCAACGCTTACTACGTAGGCCGCATGAAAAATGCCGAGCCTGGCTCGGACGCCCACAAATGGGGCGAAGCCATCAAGGTGATTCGTCCTACCTTCGCCAGCGAGAAAAGCCAGGGCACGCACGTGAACATCTCCGGTGCCGCCGTGGCCAAGCATGCGCCCAACAAGGACAATGCGGTCAAGCTGCTCGAATATCTGGTCTCCGACAAGGCGCAAAGCCTGTACGCCAAGGCCAACTACGAATACCCGGTGCGCGCCGGCGTCGAGCTGGACCCTGTCGTGGCCAGTTTCGGCCCCTTGAAGGTAGACCCGCTGCCTCTGGCCGAAATCGCCAAGCATCGCAAGCAAGCCAGCGAGTTGGTTGATAAAGTTGGCTTCGACAACTAA
- the recG gene encoding ATP-dependent DNA helicase RecG, giving the protein MIADRPAKQAKRPSPRKAVSVEQKFAKLGLREPADFVVHLPIRYEDETQVEPIAHLYPGKMAQIEGHILSTDVQARPRAQLHARIADDSGQLALRWLNFYPSQLKQLQAGKPLRVRGEVRQGFHGLEMVHPKVSAAGAPLARALTPVYPTTDGLTQAQLRKAIAHALDHADLHDTLPQDVLDQQQLMPFAQAIRLLHYPPPELSYDDLFERGHPAWNRIKFDELLAQQLSLAQARAARRAQRAAPLRQHDSELAQALLAGLPFALTGAQQRAVAQIAQDMTRSYPMHRLLQGDVGSGKTIVAALAAVQAIASGFQVALMAPTEILAEQHYLKMRGWLEPLGVQLAWLTGSLGVKARRQAYESIASGQAALVVGTQALIQDQVGFKRLGLVILDEQHRFGVGQRLELNRKGDTVDEQGRAYIPHQLNMSATPIPRTLAMAFFADLDVSAIDELPPGRSPVITKLAADGRRDEIMARVRAEVAQGRQAYWVCPLVEESEALQLQTAVDTHAALVQALAPLRVGLIHGRLPSVDKAQVMDAFRGGELDVLVATTVIEVGVDVPNASLMVIEHAERFGLAQLHQLRGRVGRGQVQSVCVLLYQTPLSAVARQRLRAMYETNDGFEIARRDLEQRGPGEFMGMRQSGQAVLRFASLESDEELIERAQELAADFSRRYPDHAQAHMQRWMKGREELLRS; this is encoded by the coding sequence ATGATCGCAGATCGGCCTGCCAAGCAGGCCAAGCGGCCTTCGCCCCGCAAGGCCGTCTCCGTGGAGCAAAAGTTCGCCAAGCTGGGACTGCGCGAGCCGGCCGATTTCGTAGTGCATTTGCCGATACGCTACGAAGACGAAACCCAGGTCGAACCGATTGCCCATCTGTATCCCGGCAAGATGGCCCAGATCGAAGGCCACATTCTTAGTACAGACGTGCAGGCCCGTCCCCGCGCCCAGTTGCACGCCCGTATTGCCGACGATAGCGGACAGTTGGCATTGCGCTGGTTGAATTTTTATCCCAGCCAGCTCAAGCAGTTGCAGGCCGGCAAGCCATTGCGGGTGCGCGGCGAAGTGCGTCAGGGCTTTCATGGCCTGGAAATGGTGCATCCCAAAGTGTCGGCTGCCGGAGCGCCGCTGGCGCGGGCCTTGACGCCGGTGTATCCCACCACAGATGGGCTGACCCAGGCCCAACTGCGCAAGGCGATTGCCCATGCGCTGGATCATGCCGATCTGCATGACACCTTGCCCCAAGATGTACTAGACCAGCAGCAATTGATGCCTTTTGCGCAGGCGATACGCTTGCTGCATTATCCGCCGCCTGAATTGAGCTACGACGATCTGTTCGAGCGCGGCCATCCGGCCTGGAACCGCATTAAATTCGATGAATTGCTGGCGCAACAGTTGTCGCTGGCACAGGCGCGCGCAGCCCGCCGAGCACAGCGCGCCGCACCTTTGCGACAGCACGATTCGGAGCTGGCACAGGCATTGCTGGCTGGTCTGCCGTTTGCCCTGACTGGAGCACAACAGCGTGCCGTGGCCCAGATCGCTCAGGATATGACGCGCTCTTACCCCATGCATCGTCTGTTGCAGGGGGATGTGGGCAGCGGCAAGACGATTGTGGCTGCTTTGGCAGCGGTCCAGGCCATCGCCAGCGGTTTTCAGGTGGCCCTGATGGCACCCACCGAAATTCTGGCCGAACAACATTATCTAAAAATGCGCGGTTGGCTGGAGCCATTGGGCGTGCAGTTGGCCTGGTTGACCGGCAGTTTAGGCGTGAAAGCGCGGCGTCAGGCTTACGAATCGATTGCGTCGGGGCAGGCCGCGTTGGTCGTCGGCACGCAAGCGTTGATTCAAGATCAGGTCGGCTTTAAGCGTCTGGGCCTGGTCATTCTGGATGAGCAACACCGTTTTGGCGTGGGTCAGCGTCTGGAGTTGAATCGCAAGGGCGACACGGTGGATGAGCAGGGCCGCGCCTATATCCCTCATCAGCTCAATATGAGCGCCACCCCCATTCCGCGCACGCTGGCCATGGCTTTTTTTGCTGATCTGGATGTATCGGCTATCGATGAGCTGCCGCCGGGGCGCAGTCCTGTCATCACCAAACTGGCCGCCGACGGGCGGCGCGATGAAATCATGGCCCGTGTCCGGGCCGAAGTCGCCCAGGGCAGGCAGGCGTATTGGGTGTGTCCTTTGGTCGAAGAAAGCGAAGCCTTGCAACTGCAAACCGCTGTCGATACCCATGCCGCGCTGGTTCAAGCCCTGGCTCCGCTGAGAGTGGGCCTGATTCATGGCCGCCTGCCGTCAGTCGACAAGGCTCAGGTCATGGACGCATTTCGTGGCGGTGAGCTGGATGTCCTGGTAGCCACCACCGTCATCGAGGTAGGGGTGGATGTGCCCAATGCCTCGCTGATGGTCATCGAGCATGCCGAGCGTTTTGGATTGGCCCAGCTGCATCAGTTGCGCGGACGGGTAGGGCGTGGCCAGGTGCAGTCGGTTTGCGTGCTGTTGTATCAGACACCGCTGTCGGCGGTGGCGCGCCAGCGTCTGCGCGCCATGTACGAAACCAATGACGGCTTTGAGATCGCCCGCCGTGATCTGGAGCAACGGGGACCGGGCGAATTCATGGGCATGCGCCAGTCCGGCCAGGCGGTGCTGCGTTTTGCCAGCTTGGAGTCGGACGAGGAATTGATAGAACGGGCTCAGGAGCTGGCCGCCGATTTCAGCCGCCGCTATCCCGATCACGCGCAGGCCCATATGCAACGCTGGATGAAGGGCCGCGAAGAATTGCTGCGCAGCTGA
- a CDS encoding ABC transporter ATP-binding protein encodes MTTAFLDLQAITLAYDTSEGFRPVVDHLNLQLPQGEIGCLLGASGCGKTTVLRAIAGFEPLREGRILLDQQLLSSPHQQVAPEHRRVGMMFQDYALFPHLTVEKNVAFGLRKWDKTERQARVLDMLELVDLERLAQRYPHELSGGQQQRVALARALAPKPSLLLLDEPFSNLDVDTRERLAFEVRDILRATGITAILVTHNQAEAFAIADRIGVMQSGKIIQWDTPYGLHHHPVNEFVADFIRREAIMAQRAQAFLRGGQTTEPVLHH; translated from the coding sequence ATGACTACTGCTTTTCTGGACTTGCAGGCCATTACTCTGGCCTACGACACTTCCGAAGGATTCCGCCCTGTGGTGGATCACCTGAACCTGCAACTGCCTCAAGGCGAAATCGGCTGCTTGCTAGGAGCCTCCGGCTGCGGCAAGACCACGGTTCTGCGGGCTATAGCCGGCTTCGAACCTTTGCGTGAAGGCCGGATTCTACTGGATCAACAACTACTCTCCAGCCCCCACCAGCAGGTTGCGCCCGAACATCGCCGGGTCGGCATGATGTTTCAGGACTATGCCCTTTTCCCTCACCTGACGGTCGAAAAGAACGTGGCGTTCGGACTGCGCAAATGGGACAAAACCGAACGCCAGGCGCGAGTGCTCGACATGCTGGAACTGGTAGACCTGGAGCGCTTGGCCCAACGCTATCCGCACGAACTTTCTGGCGGCCAGCAACAGCGCGTGGCCTTGGCGCGGGCACTGGCTCCTAAGCCCTCCTTGCTGCTATTGGACGAACCGTTTTCCAATCTGGATGTCGACACACGCGAACGCCTGGCTTTTGAAGTGCGCGATATCCTGAGAGCAACCGGCATTACCGCCATCCTGGTCACTCACAATCAGGCCGAGGCTTTTGCCATTGCCGATCGGATCGGTGTCATGCAGTCGGGCAAAATCATCCAGTGGGACACGCCCTACGGTCTACACCACCATCCGGTTAACGAGTTCGTGGCCGACTTCATACGCCGCGAAGCCATTATGGCCCAACGCGCCCAGGCCTTTCTGCGCGGCGGCCAAACAACCGAACCGGTCTTGCATCATTAA
- a CDS encoding Dps family protein: MAKPAAGSSVLNIDIGISSNDRAAVAQELSKVLADSYTVYLMTHNFHWNVTGPMFKTLHELFMTQYTELWQALDDIAERIRAVGHYAPGTYAEFQKLSSIAEPTSVPNATTMIELLVKGNEALARTARAAFDRADKADDQPTADLLTQRLDVHEKNAWMLRSLLQ; encoded by the coding sequence CTGGCCAAGCCAGCGGCCGGCAGCAGCGTCCTGAACATCGATATCGGCATTTCGTCCAACGACCGTGCCGCCGTCGCCCAGGAACTGTCCAAGGTATTGGCCGATTCGTACACGGTCTATCTGATGACGCACAATTTCCACTGGAACGTCACAGGCCCCATGTTCAAGACGCTGCATGAACTGTTCATGACCCAGTACACCGAACTGTGGCAGGCGCTGGACGATATTGCTGAACGCATTCGCGCTGTCGGCCATTATGCGCCCGGCACCTACGCCGAATTCCAGAAGCTGTCCTCCATCGCCGAGCCGACCTCCGTACCCAACGCCACGACCATGATCGAATTGCTGGTCAAAGGCAACGAAGCACTGGCCCGCACCGCCCGTGCCGCCTTTGATCGCGCCGACAAGGCCGATGATCAGCCCACGGCTGATCTGCTGACCCAGCGTTTGGACGTTCATGAGAAAAACGCCTGGATGCTGCGCAGCCTGCTGCAGTAA
- a CDS encoding Rid family detoxifying hydrolase codes for MSKQVVFTDAAPAAVGPYSQAIIASGGKTVYLSGQIGLEPATGELVSENFEGQVRQAFANLEAVVQEAGGSLSDIVKLTLFLTDLSKFASANGIMAELIPQPFPARSTIGVASLPKGAQFEVEAILHL; via the coding sequence ATGAGCAAGCAAGTCGTCTTTACCGATGCCGCTCCCGCCGCCGTAGGCCCGTATTCCCAGGCTATCATTGCCTCCGGCGGCAAGACAGTCTATCTGTCTGGTCAGATCGGCCTGGAGCCGGCCACGGGCGAATTGGTGTCGGAAAATTTCGAAGGGCAGGTGCGTCAAGCGTTTGCCAATCTGGAAGCCGTTGTACAGGAAGCCGGCGGCTCCCTGAGCGACATCGTCAAGTTGACGCTTTTCCTGACCGACCTGAGCAAATTCGCCAGCGCCAACGGCATTATGGCCGAATTGATCCCCCAGCCGTTTCCGGCACGCTCCACCATAGGCGTAGCCAGTCTGCCCAAGGGTGCGCAGTTCGAGGTCGAGGCCATTTTGCACCTCTGA
- a CDS encoding ABC transporter permease — protein sequence MSFFRRLPLWQVAAVLVALVAAAPVITLFAHALGGNTGHWSHLLQFVLPGALRNTILLLLGVGVLVSCLGVGSAWLITAYEFPGRRVLQWALLLPLAVPTYIVAFAYLDLLHPIGPIQSLIRDLLGYSSPREFRLPDLRSLGGAIFLLGFVLYPYVYLSTRAMFATQSASLLEAARIMGESGRSVFFRVVLPMARPAIAVGVSLALLETLNDIGASEFLGVQTLTVSIYTTWVTRSDLAGAAQIAVSMLVIVATLITIERYGRRRQAYAGNQRSESIRPTRLRGPACWLALSLGVAPVLIGFIAPSLYLLNETITHLAQAGAVSEQLLASAWNTVHIAALATVATLLCGLVVAWSARAVRHGHKPRMARILAGISSLGYAIPGTVLAIGLLTPLVLFDSFYNRVQSWLGLDTGGLVLMGSTLALVLAYTLRFLAISVGGLDAGLARIPASLEQASRLLGESPAGTLRRVHLPLLRPAMGAAALLIFVDAMKELPATLLLRPMNFDTLATWLYAEAARGTYEEGAVAALAIVLAGLIPVILLARTQLTAQSRR from the coding sequence ATGTCTTTTTTTCGCCGACTGCCCCTCTGGCAAGTGGCCGCTGTGCTGGTCGCCCTCGTGGCGGCCGCTCCAGTCATTACCTTGTTTGCCCATGCCCTGGGTGGCAACACCGGGCATTGGTCTCACCTGCTCCAGTTTGTTTTGCCCGGCGCACTGCGCAATACAATCCTGCTTCTTCTGGGCGTGGGCGTGCTGGTCAGCTGCCTGGGCGTAGGCTCGGCCTGGCTGATCACCGCCTACGAATTCCCCGGCCGACGCGTGCTGCAATGGGCCTTGCTCCTGCCCCTGGCTGTGCCCACGTATATCGTGGCCTTTGCCTACCTGGATCTGCTCCATCCCATCGGTCCGATACAGTCGCTGATCCGTGATCTCTTGGGCTACAGCAGTCCACGCGAATTTCGCCTGCCCGATCTGCGCTCCTTGGGCGGTGCTATTTTTTTGTTGGGCTTTGTGCTGTATCCGTATGTGTATCTCAGCACGCGCGCCATGTTCGCCACCCAATCGGCCAGCCTGCTCGAAGCCGCCCGCATCATGGGTGAATCGGGCCGCAGCGTATTTTTCCGTGTCGTGCTGCCGATGGCCCGGCCCGCCATCGCCGTGGGCGTCAGCCTGGCCTTGCTGGAAACACTCAACGATATCGGCGCATCCGAATTTTTGGGTGTGCAAACCCTGACCGTCTCCATTTACACGACTTGGGTGACGCGCTCCGATCTTGCAGGTGCGGCGCAGATTGCCGTCTCCATGCTGGTCATCGTCGCTACGCTGATCACCATCGAACGCTACGGCCGCCGCCGGCAAGCCTACGCCGGCAATCAGCGCTCCGAATCCATACGTCCGACCCGCCTGCGCGGGCCAGCCTGTTGGCTGGCGCTATCCCTGGGGGTAGCGCCGGTCCTGATTGGCTTTATAGCGCCTTCGCTGTACCTCTTGAACGAAACCATCACCCATCTGGCGCAGGCCGGAGCCGTATCCGAACAATTACTGGCCAGCGCCTGGAATACCGTACACATTGCCGCTCTGGCGACCGTCGCCACCTTGCTGTGCGGATTGGTGGTGGCCTGGTCGGCGCGTGCGGTGCGCCACGGCCATAAACCCCGCATGGCACGAATACTAGCCGGCATCAGCAGCCTGGGCTATGCCATTCCCGGCACGGTGCTGGCCATCGGTTTGTTGACACCGCTGGTTCTGTTCGACTCTTTTTACAATCGCGTCCAGTCCTGGCTGGGCCTGGACACCGGCGGATTGGTGCTGATGGGTTCTACTTTGGCCTTGGTACTAGCCTATACCCTGCGTTTTCTGGCCATTTCCGTAGGCGGTCTGGATGCCGGCCTGGCCCGTATTCCCGCATCATTGGAACAGGCATCGCGCCTGTTGGGCGAAAGCCCAGCCGGCACCCTGCGCCGCGTACACCTGCCTTTGCTGCGACCCGCTATGGGCGCGGCCGCGCTGCTGATCTTCGTGGATGCCATGAAAGAGTTGCCTGCCACATTGCTGCTGCGTCCCATGAATTTCGATACCCTGGCCACCTGGCTGTATGCTGAAGCCGCGCGTGGCACCTATGAAGAAGGTGCTGTCGCTGCCTTGGCCATTGTGCTGGCCGGACTGATTCCCGTTATCCTGCTGGCGCGCACCCAACTGACGGCGCAAAGCCGACGCTGA
- a CDS encoding ferredoxin--NADP reductase, whose translation MAAFNTERVLSVHHWNDTLFSFTTTRDAALRFHNGHFVMIGLEVEGKPLMRAYSIASANYEENLEFLSIKVQDGPLTSRLQHLKEGDSILVSRKPVGTLVIDDLRQGRNLFLFGTGTGLAPFMSIIKDPDTYERFEKVVLVHGVRFVSELAYSDFIQNELPNNEYFGEIVREKLLYYPTVTREAFRNTGRITELIESGKLCQDLGIEALDPAHDRAMLCGSPAMLADISAMLDSRGFTVSPGVGQPGDYVIERAFVEK comes from the coding sequence ATGGCAGCTTTCAATACCGAACGAGTGCTAAGCGTCCATCACTGGAACGACACGCTGTTTTCTTTCACCACGACCCGTGACGCCGCGTTGCGCTTTCATAATGGCCATTTCGTCATGATAGGTCTGGAAGTGGAAGGCAAGCCTTTGATGCGAGCCTACAGCATCGCCAGCGCCAATTACGAGGAAAACCTGGAATTTCTCAGCATCAAGGTGCAGGACGGCCCGCTGACTTCCCGGCTGCAGCACCTGAAAGAAGGCGACAGCATCCTGGTTAGCCGCAAACCCGTTGGCACGCTGGTCATCGACGATCTGCGCCAAGGCCGCAATCTGTTTTTGTTCGGCACCGGCACCGGCCTGGCTCCCTTCATGAGCATCATCAAGGACCCCGATACTTACGAGCGCTTCGAAAAAGTGGTTTTGGTACATGGTGTGCGCTTTGTCAGCGAACTGGCCTATTCGGATTTCATTCAGAACGAATTGCCAAACAACGAATATTTTGGCGAGATCGTGCGCGAGAAATTGCTGTACTACCCCACGGTCACGCGCGAAGCTTTCCGCAATACGGGCCGTATCACCGAACTGATCGAATCGGGCAAGCTGTGTCAGGATCTGGGAATCGAGGCCTTGGACCCCGCGCACGATAGGGCCATGCTGTGCGGCAGCCCCGCTATGCTGGCCGATATCAGCGCCATGCTCGATAGCCGCGGTTTTACGGTGTCGCCCGGCGTGGGCCAGCCCGGCGACTATGTGATCGAGCGTGCGTTTGTCGAAAAATAA